A region of the Amycolatopsis sp. cg13 genome:
CTCCTTGACGGTCACCGGAATGCCGAGCAGCGGCCGGTCCTCGCCGCGGGCGCGCGCCTGGTCGGCGTCACGGGCGGCGGCGCGCGCACGGTCGAAGTCCGGCACGCAGATCGCGTTGAGCGCCTTGTCTTCCCGCTCGATACGGGCGATCGCCTCGTCGGTCAGCTCCGCCGACGTCACTTCACCAGCACGCAAAGCGGCCGCGAGTTCTTCGGCCGAGTGAAAGTTCCGCTCCATGAATTTGACCGTAACGGGTACCGGGAGAAGCCATAAAATATGAATTCGCACAACGGGGCTAGGGCTCGTTGTGAGTGAGCGTCCACACTGGACGGGGGCGAAGGGGGTCACGGTCATCCGTCGGCGTTCCTCGCCATCACCGGCAACACCACGTCGCAGTGCTGGCCGCCCACGATGTGCTGCGGCCCTCTGGGAACGACCGCAAACTGACCTGAAGGTCAGTGGTCCCAGAATCCTTGCTTCTCAAGCAAAGCGACCGCGCGCTCGCCCGCGTCGGCGAGGTGTTTCTCCACGAGCGTTCGCGCTCGGGCGGCTGAGCGAGCCGACAACGCCGCCAGGATCAGCCGGTGGTCAGCCCGTGCCTTGTCCGGCCAGTCCTCGTGCGCCTCGTAAAACCCGTGCGACACCGTCTTGCCCAGGATGCCGAGGAGCGAGAGGAGCCGGCGCGAGTCGGCGGCGTAGTTGATCCTGCGGTGGAACTCGAAGTTCAGCCGTTCCTGGTCGGCACGGTCCACTGCGGACTCCATCCGGTCCGCCAGATCGTGCATCGCCTGCAGGCTTTCCGGCGAAAGGTTCTTCGCCGCGCGCTCCGCGGCCAATCCGGACACGACGCCGAACACGCGGAAGTGGTCCCGGATGTCGTCGCGCGTCATCCGGGCGACGAAAGCGCCGCGGCGGGCGATGTGCTCGACGACGCCCTCGTGGTCGAGGGTGATCAGCGCTTCGCGGATGGGCAGCTTGCTGATGCCGAGCTCGTCGGCGAGCGCTTCCTGGTCAATCTTCGCGCCCGCGCGCAGCTGGCCGGAAAAGACCCGTCGCCGGATCTCCTGCGCGGCCATCGCGTTGAGGTTCGCCGGGCCGGTGCGGCGCGGTCCGGCACTCGCGGTTTCGGGCATCGCCACGACCTTCTCCCATCCCTGCGACGACGGCTGCTTCGGATGAAGTATTACACGAACGTGGCCGGTTCAGACGGCCTCTTCCACCCCCACCGGCCGTGCCCGCCACCGCCAGAAATCTGGCTGCACCTGCATGTTTACTGCCGCCAGCCGGTCATCCGACAGTGTGAGCCATTCGCTGATTTCTGATAAAGTATTTTCCGGGCGCGGCAGCTGAGTCATAGTGGGGGCATGGCAGCAGCGGTGACTCCCGAGGACTTCCGGCCGATCCTGGAGCTGGTGCGCGACTTCGTCCGGGCGAAGGTCGTTCCGCGCGAGCAGGAGATCATGGACGGCAACGCCATCCCCGACGACCTGCGCAGGCAGGCCGCCGAGATGGGCCTGTTCGGCTACGCGATCCCCCAGGAATGGGGCGGGCTCGGGCTCGACCTGACCCAGGACGTCGAACTGGCGATGGAGTTCGGCTACACGTCGCTGGCGCTGCGGTCGATGTTCGGGACCAACAACGGCATCGCCGGGCAGGTGCTGGTCGGCTTCGGCACCGACGAGCAGAAAACGCAGTGGCTGGAGCGCATCGCCTCGGGCGAGGTCGTCGCGTCGTTCGCGCTGACCGAGCCCGGTGCCGGGTCCAATCCCGCGGGACTGCGGACCAAGGCGGTGCGCGACGGGGACGACTGGGTGATCGACGGGCAGAAGCGGTTCATCACCAACGCGCCGATCGCGGATCTGTTCGTCGTGTTCGCCCGTACCCGTCCCGCTGACGAGTCCGGGCCGGGCATCGCGGTGTTTCTCGTGCCCGCGGACACTCCGGGGCTCGAGGTGGGGCCGAAGGACAAGAAGATGGGCCAGGAAGGTGCCTGGACCGCGGACGTCACCTTCAGCAACGTCCGGGTGCCTGCGTCCGCTCTTGTCGGCGGCAACGAGGACGACGGGTATCGCGCCGCGATGACCTCCCTCGCGCGGGGTCGCGTGCATATCGCCGCGCTGGCTGTGGGTTCGGCGCAGCGGGCGCTGGACGAATCCGTCACGTACGCCGCTTCGGCGACCCAGGGCGGTCAGGCGATCGGCGATTTCCAGCTGGTGCAAGCAATGCTGGCTAATCAGCAGACCGGGGTGATGGCCGGGCGCGCGCTGGTGCGCGAGACCGCGGCGCGCTACGTGTCCGGTGAAGACCGGCGGATCGGGCCATCGGCCGCGAAGCTGTACTGCACGGAGATGGCGGGCAAGGTCGCCGACCTCGCGGTCCAGATCCACGGCGGCACCGGATACATGCGCGACGTCCCCGTCGAACGCATCTACCGCGACATCCGGCTCCTGCGGCTCTACGAAGGCACCAGCGAAATCCAACGCCTCATCATCGGCGGCGGCCTCGTCCGCCAAGCCAAGAAAGCACAGAAATGACCAGCCGCGCCGCTACGCGGGCGCGGGAAGCGGCCACCCTGCTGTTCGTTCCCGGTGACCGGCCGGAGCGCTTCGGCAAGGCCGTCGCCTCGGGGGCGAGCTTGGCCGTGCTCGACCTGGAGGACGCCGTCGCGCCGGACCGCAAGGAGTACGCGCGGGAACAAGTCGTCGCGTGGCTCGAGGAGAACCCCGAGTGCGCGGTGCGCGTGAACGCGGCCGGCACCGCCTGGCACGACGAAGACCTCGCCGTGCTCAGGCGACGCCGGTGCACGGTGATGCTGCCGATGGCCGAACCGGCGACGACGCGTGCGGCGGCCGAACAACTCGGCGTGCTGCCAGCCGTGATCGCGCTGGTCGAAACCGCACGGGGCATCCTGGACGCGCGGGAGACCGCGACCGTGCCGAACGTCCAGCGCCTCGCGTTCGGCAGCTTCGATCTGGCGGCAGAGCTGGGTGCCGATCCGGCCGACCGGGACGCGTTCGTCGCGGCACGGGGCGCACTCGTGCTCGCTTCGGCGTCGGCCGGGCTGCCCGGGCCGATCGACGGCGTCACCGCGGATCTGAACAACGAACTGCACCTCACCGACGAAGTCCACTACGCGCGGCGGCTCGGGTTCACCGGAAAGCTGTGCGTGCACCCGAAACAGGTGCCCGTCGCCGCCGCTGCACTGCGCCCGACCCGCGAGGAAATCCGCTGGGCACAGTCGATCCTCGACGCCGGTGCGGGCGGCGCGGCCGCGGTGAACGGGCAGATGATCGACAAGCCAGTGCTGGAACGTGCTCAGCGCGTCCTCCGGCAGGCACGAGAAGGGAACGGGCGATGACGCTCACCGACGACGAACAGCAGATGATCGCCCTGGTCGCGGAATTCGTGGACGAACGCGTCCGCCCCCGCGTCCGCGAATTCGAGGCCGACGACATCTACCCCGCCGAGTTCATCGACGAGATGAAAACCTCGGCTTCTTCGGACTGCTCGTCCCGGCCGAATACGGCGGCGTCGACGTCAGCACCGCCTGTTTCGCCCGCGTCACCGAAGAACTCGCACGCGGCTGGATGAGCCTGGCAGGCGCGATCGGCGGACACTCCGTCATCACGTACCTGATCAAGACCTTCGGTACGCCGGAGCAGCGTGAGAAGTACTTGCCCGCGATGGCCGAGGGGCGGATCCGGGCGACGATGGCGTTGACCGAGCCCGGCGGCGGCAGCGACCTGCAAGCCATGCGCACCCACGCCGTTCCCGGCGACGAGGGCTACACGATCACCGGCTCGAAAACGTGGATCTCCAACGCCGCGCACTCGGGCCTGATCGGGCTGTTGTGCATCACCGACCGCGACGCGAAACCCGCGCACCGCGGCATGAGCGTGCTCCTGGTCGAACCCGGCGACGGCCTCATCGTCTCCAAGAAACTCCCCAAACTCGGCTACCGCGGGGTCGAAGCCTGCGAACTCGTCTTCGACGGCCAGAAAGTGCCCGCGGACGCTGTTCTCGGCGGCGAACCGAACCAGGGCTGGTCGCACATGATGCGCGGCCTGGAAGTCGGCCGGATCCAGGTCGCCTCCCGCGCGCTCGGCGTCGGACAGGCCGCGCTCAACGACGCCGTCCGCTACGCCCAGGAACGCGAATCCTTCGGCAAACCCATCTGGAAACACCAATCCGTCGGCAACCTGCTCGCCGACATGGCCACGAAGATGCGCGCGGCCCGGCTGCTCACGTTGGACGCCGCGGAGAAGCTCGACGCGGGCGAACGAGCGGACATGGAGGCCGGGATGGCGAAACTGTTCGCGTCCGAGACCGCGATGCAGGTCGCGCTCGACGCCATCCGCGTCCACGGCGGCTACGGCTACTCCAAGGAGTACGACGTCGAACGCTACTTCCGCGACGCCCCTTTGATGATCGTCGGCGAGGGAACCAACGAAATCCAGCGCAACGTCATCGCCGCGCAACTCGTCGCCCGCAACAAGATCTGAAGGACGCCATGACTCTCCTCAACGGCCGGACCGCTGTGATCACCGGCGGCGCGCAAGGCATCGGGCTCGCCATCGCCGAACTGTTCGTCGCCCAGGGCGCCCGCGTGGTGCTCGGCGACATCGACGGCGATGCGGCCGCGAAAGCCGCCGGGAGCTTGGACGGCGTCGGGGTCGCCTGCGACGTCACCAAAGCGTCCGATGTGGACGCTCTGCTCGCCGCGGCCCCGTCTCCGGTGGACGTGTTCGTCAACAACGCGGGCATCACCCGCGACGCGACCATGCGGACGATGACCGAGGACGACTTCGACCAGGTCATCTCCGTGCACCTCAAAGGCACCTGGAACGGCACCCGCAAAGCCGCCGCCATCATGCGCGAACGCAAGCGCGGCGCGATCGTCAACCTCTCCTCGCTGTCGGGCAAAGTCGGCATGGTCGGGCAGACCAACTACTCCGCCGCCAAAGCCGGAATCGTCGGGCTGACCAAGGCCGCGGCCAAAGAAATGGCGCACCACGGCGTCCGCGTGAACGCGATTCAGCCGGGCCTGATCCGCACCGCCATGACCGAAGCCATGCCGCAGAAAGCCTGGGACCAGAAGATGGCCGAGATCCCGATGCACCGCGCGGGCGAAGTCAGCGAAATCGCTTCGGTGGCGCTGTTCCTCGCCTCCGACCTGTCCTCCTACATGACCGGCACCGTCCTCGAAGTGACCGGCGGGCGATTCATGTGACCGGCTGGCAACCCCATGCCGTCACGACCGCGGAACTGGTGGACCCGGCCCCGGTCGCGGCACTGGCCGCGCTCTTCGACAACGGACTTCCCGCACCCCGGCCGGGCGAGGACCTGCCGCCGCTGTGGCACTGGGTCGCACTCCCCCGCTGGCCGGTCTCCTCGGAACTCGGCCCCGACGGACACCCGGCGCGCGGCACCTTCCTTCCGCCGACCGACCTGCCCCGGCGGATGTTCGCCGGGGGCGAGGTCGTGCTGCACCGGTCGCCGAAAATCGGCGAGACCGTGACCCGTAGGTCCATTGCGGACTCCGTGACCGAGAAGTCCGGCCGCTCCGGACAGCTGGCGATCGTCGTGGTGCGGACCGTTCTGTCCGGTGTGGACGGTGCACCGCTCGTCGAGGAACGGCAGGACATCATCTACCGCGAAGCGGACGCGACCGCCTCCGAAGCACCGGTGGAACCCGCTGACCTCGCGGGTGCTCCGTTCCGCCGCAGCGGGGACGGCTGGGATTTCGCCACCGACCCCACCCTGCTGATGCGCTTCTCCGCAGCCACCGCGAACCCGCACCGCATCCACTACGACTGGCCCTACGCCACCCGGGTCGAGGGCTACCCGGGCTTGGTCGTGCACGGGCCGTTGATGTCGCTCGCGCTGGCCGAAGTGCTGCGCCTGGACTCCCCCGCCGCGCGAGTCACCCGGCTGGCGCACCGCAACCTGGCCCCGCTGTTCTGCGGCCAGCCCGCACAGCTGCGAACCGAACCCCGCCCCGGCGGCGCGACCCTGACCCTCACCGGGGACGCCGGACCGCGCACCAGCCTCGAAGCCGACTATCACGAGGAAGGCACTCCCCATGCGTGACGCCGTCATCTGCGAACCCGTCCGAACCCCGATCGGCCGCTTCGGCGGTGCGCTCAAGACCGTGCCCGCCGCCGACCTCGGCACCATTGCGCTCAACGGCTTGCTGGAACGCACCGGACTGCCCGCCGACGCGATCGACGACGTCATCCTCGGCCACTGCTACCCCAGCGCCGAAGCCCCGGCGATCGGCCGGGTCGTCGCCCTCGACGCCGGGCTGCCGGTCACCGTGCCCGGAATGCAGGTCGACCGCCGCTGCGGTTCCGGGCTGCAGTCGGTGCTCCTGGCCGCACTGCAGGTACAGGCGGGCGCGAGCGACCTCATCGTCGCGGGCGGCGCGGAAAGCATGTCCAACACCGTCTTCTACGCCAACGACCTCCGCTGGGGTGCCGGCGGCGCGGGCGTCCACCTGCACGACTCGCTCACCCGCGGCCGCCAAACCCCCGGCGGCAAGCACTACCCGGTACCCGGCGGCATGCTCGAAACCGCCGAAAACCTCCGCCGCCAATACAACATCAGCCGCGAAGAACAAGACCGGCTCGCCGCCGAATCGCACCGACGGGCCGTCGCCGCCCAGCAATCCGGGGTCTTCGCCGAGGAGATCATCCCGGTGCCGGTCGAGACGCGGAAGGGCACCGTCGTCGTGGACACCGACGAACACCCCCGGCCCGACACCACCGTCGAAACGCTCGCCAAGCTGCGACCGGTACTGGGCAAACAAGACCCGGAAGCGACGGTCACCGCAGGCAACGCGAGCGGCCAGAACGACGCCGCCGCCGTCTGCATCGTCACCACCCGCGAACGCGCCGACCAACTGGGCCTGCGCCCGTTGGTACGACTCGTCTCCCATGGCGTCGCAGGAGTCGAACCGAAGGTGATGGGCATCGGGCCCGTGCCCGCCTCCGCGTTGGCTCTCGAACGCGCCGGGCTGAAGATCTCCGACATCGACCTGATCGAACTCAACGAAGCGTTCGCCGCGCAGTCGCTGGCGTGCACCCGCGAATGGAACTTCGGCGAGTCCGACTTCGACCGGCTCAACGTCCACGGCTCCGGCATCTCCCTCGGCCACCCCGTCGGAGCCACCGGCACCCGGATCCTCACGACCATGGCGCGGGAAATGCAGCGCCGCGAAGCCCGCTACGGACTCGAAACCATGTGCATCGGCGGCGGACAGGGCCTCGCCGCGGTGTTCGAGCGGGTGTCGGAGTGACACCATGAACCCCGCGCTGCTGGCCGGACTGCGGGTGGTCGAGCTGTCCGCGTACGTCGCGACGCCGTTGTGCGGGCTCACCCTCGCCCAGCTCGGCGCGGACGTCGTCCGGGTCGAACCCCTCGGCGGAGCCGCCGACCGCACCCGCTGGCCCTTGTCGGACTCCGGGACCAGCCTCTACTGGTCCGGACTGAACAAAGGAAAGCGCGCAGTCGCCGTCGACCTGGAGTCCGAAGTGGACCGTCGCAGGGTAGCCGACCTGATCGTCGACGGCGGCCCGTGCGTGGTCGTCACCAACACCGAACGACACGCCGACCTCGGCTACGAGGCACTGAGCGAGCGGCGGCCCGACCTCATCCACGTCCTGCTGACCGGCCGAGCCGACGGCGGCGCGGCAGTCGACTACACCGTCCAGGCCGCGACCGGCTTCCCGCTGCTCACCGGGACGGGTTCCGCGCCGGTCAACCATGTGGTGCCCGCGTGGGACGTCTGCGCCGGGCTGTACCTCGCGGTGGGCCTGCTGGCCGCCGAACGGCACCGGCTGATCACCGGAGAGGGCCGGTCTATTCGGGTCGCACTGGAAGACGTCGCGCTCGCCACCGCCGGAAACCTCGGCTATCTCGCCGAAGCACAGCTCACCGACCATACTCGGACGAAATCCGGCAACGAGATCTACGGTACTTATGGCGACGATTTCGAGACCGCCGACGGCGTCCGGGTGATGATCGTGCTGCTCACCGAACGGCACTGGCACAAAATGCTCGCCGCGACCGGGCTCGCGGGGGCCTTCGCCGGGTTGAGCGAAGCGCTCGGGATCTCGTTCGCCACCGAATCCGACCGGTACCGGCACCGCGACGTGATCTCCCCGCTGCTGGCGCGATGGTTCGGGCAGACGCCGTACACGGAGGCGGCGGAAGTGCTTACGCGGCACCGCATTTTGTGGGAGCGCTACCGAAGCTTCGCCGAACTCGGCCGGGACGGCGGTGCCGCGTTCCGCGGACTGGCGTTGTTCGGGGAGGTCGAGCAGCCTGGTGCGGGGACGCATTGGGCGCCGAAGTCACCGATCCAGGTGGACGGGGCTCGGCTCGATCCCCGGGTTGCTCCGGAGGTTGGGGAGCATAACGACGATGTGCTGGGCGCGACACCGGAAATCAGCCCCCCGTGACGTCGCCGGAGAGCCGATATCTGTTGTCGCTGCGCGAGTTGAGCAGTCCGGTCAGGCGGGGCTGACGGTGTTGGCCACGCGCCCTGCCGCGCGTGGCCAACACCGGCTTGCTCACTGCTGTGGGCAGAGATACCACGGCCGGGTGACCTCGCTGCCCCACGAGTTCTTTCGGATATCCTCGCAGTAGTACTTTCCCGTAGTGCCGTAGACGCGCAAATGTCCGTGCGTCGGGCCGTGTGAATTGCCGCCCTCCGCGTAGAAGAAGATTCCGCCGCCAGCCCGGCTGGCGCGTCCGCCACGGCCTTCCTCGTGCCATCCGCCCCAGCCGTCGATGCCGGACTCGGCGTAGTAGATCCGGTAGTCGGTGCCGACGGCATAGATGGTCCGGTAGCACAGTTCGCTCTGCTCCGGATAGCACTGCCACCTGATGTCAGCATAATGCTGGTCGCACGGCCTCGCCCCGCCCGGCGGCCCAGGAAGCGAGCAACTCGCCGCGAGTTCCGGCGTGCTCGCACCGGCTGTCGTCGCTCCGCCGACCGCCGTCAGGGCGACGGCGCCGCACACGGCCGCGATCCGCCGGATTGTCGAGC
Encoded here:
- a CDS encoding CoA ester lyase; its protein translation is MTSRAATRAREAATLLFVPGDRPERFGKAVASGASLAVLDLEDAVAPDRKEYAREQVVAWLEENPECAVRVNAAGTAWHDEDLAVLRRRRCTVMLPMAEPATTRAAAEQLGVLPAVIALVETARGILDARETATVPNVQRLAFGSFDLAAELGADPADRDAFVAARGALVLASASAGLPGPIDGVTADLNNELHLTDEVHYARRLGFTGKLCVHPKQVPVAAAALRPTREEIRWAQSILDAGAGGAAAVNGQMIDKPVLERAQRVLRQAREGNGR
- a CDS encoding CoA transferase gives rise to the protein MNPALLAGLRVVELSAYVATPLCGLTLAQLGADVVRVEPLGGAADRTRWPLSDSGTSLYWSGLNKGKRAVAVDLESEVDRRRVADLIVDGGPCVVVTNTERHADLGYEALSERRPDLIHVLLTGRADGGAAVDYTVQAATGFPLLTGTGSAPVNHVVPAWDVCAGLYLAVGLLAAERHRLITGEGRSIRVALEDVALATAGNLGYLAEAQLTDHTRTKSGNEIYGTYGDDFETADGVRVMIVLLTERHWHKMLAATGLAGAFAGLSEALGISFATESDRYRHRDVISPLLARWFGQTPYTEAAEVLTRHRILWERYRSFAELGRDGGAAFRGLALFGEVEQPGAGTHWAPKSPIQVDGARLDPRVAPEVGEHNDDVLGATPEISPP
- a CDS encoding GntR family transcriptional regulator, which gives rise to MPETASAGPRRTGPANLNAMAAQEIRRRVFSGQLRAGAKIDQEALADELGISKLPIREALITLDHEGVVEHIARRGAFVARMTRDDIRDHFRVFGVVSGLAAERAAKNLSPESLQAMHDLADRMESAVDRADQERLNFEFHRRINYAADSRRLLSLLGILGKTVSHGFYEAHEDWPDKARADHRLILAALSARSAARARTLVEKHLADAGERAVALLEKQGFWDH
- a CDS encoding acyl-CoA dehydrogenase family protein, whose protein sequence is MAAAVTPEDFRPILELVRDFVRAKVVPREQEIMDGNAIPDDLRRQAAEMGLFGYAIPQEWGGLGLDLTQDVELAMEFGYTSLALRSMFGTNNGIAGQVLVGFGTDEQKTQWLERIASGEVVASFALTEPGAGSNPAGLRTKAVRDGDDWVIDGQKRFITNAPIADLFVVFARTRPADESGPGIAVFLVPADTPGLEVGPKDKKMGQEGAWTADVTFSNVRVPASALVGGNEDDGYRAAMTSLARGRVHIAALAVGSAQRALDESVTYAASATQGGQAIGDFQLVQAMLANQQTGVMAGRALVRETAARYVSGEDRRIGPSAAKLYCTEMAGKVADLAVQIHGGTGYMRDVPVERIYRDIRLLRLYEGTSEIQRLIIGGGLVRQAKKAQK
- the fabG gene encoding 3-oxoacyl-ACP reductase FabG, whose product is MTLLNGRTAVITGGAQGIGLAIAELFVAQGARVVLGDIDGDAAAKAAGSLDGVGVACDVTKASDVDALLAAAPSPVDVFVNNAGITRDATMRTMTEDDFDQVISVHLKGTWNGTRKAAAIMRERKRGAIVNLSSLSGKVGMVGQTNYSAAKAGIVGLTKAAAKEMAHHGVRVNAIQPGLIRTAMTEAMPQKAWDQKMAEIPMHRAGEVSEIASVALFLASDLSSYMTGTVLEVTGGRFM
- a CDS encoding acetyl-CoA C-acetyltransferase, yielding MRDAVICEPVRTPIGRFGGALKTVPAADLGTIALNGLLERTGLPADAIDDVILGHCYPSAEAPAIGRVVALDAGLPVTVPGMQVDRRCGSGLQSVLLAALQVQAGASDLIVAGGAESMSNTVFYANDLRWGAGGAGVHLHDSLTRGRQTPGGKHYPVPGGMLETAENLRRQYNISREEQDRLAAESHRRAVAAQQSGVFAEEIIPVPVETRKGTVVVDTDEHPRPDTTVETLAKLRPVLGKQDPEATVTAGNASGQNDAAAVCIVTTRERADQLGLRPLVRLVSHGVAGVEPKVMGIGPVPASALALERAGLKISDIDLIELNEAFAAQSLACTREWNFGESDFDRLNVHGSGISLGHPVGATGTRILTTMAREMQRREARYGLETMCIGGGQGLAAVFERVSE
- a CDS encoding MaoC family dehydratase N-terminal domain-containing protein, producing the protein MTGWQPHAVTTAELVDPAPVAALAALFDNGLPAPRPGEDLPPLWHWVALPRWPVSSELGPDGHPARGTFLPPTDLPRRMFAGGEVVLHRSPKIGETVTRRSIADSVTEKSGRSGQLAIVVVRTVLSGVDGAPLVEERQDIIYREADATASEAPVEPADLAGAPFRRSGDGWDFATDPTLLMRFSAATANPHRIHYDWPYATRVEGYPGLVVHGPLMSLALAEVLRLDSPAARVTRLAHRNLAPLFCGQPAQLRTEPRPGGATLTLTGDAGPRTSLEADYHEEGTPHA